The following are encoded together in the Serratia sp. UGAL515B_01 genome:
- the pykF gene encoding pyruvate kinase PykF, with protein sequence MKKTKIVCTIGPKTESEEMLTNLLNAGMNVMRLNFSHGDYEEHGNRIKNIRTVMTKTGKTAGILLDTKGPEIRTMKLEGSVDASLVAGQTFTFTTDQSVIGNKDRVAVTYSGFASDLKVGNTVLVDDGLIGMEVTSITENEVVCKVLNNGDLGENKGVNLPGVSIQLPALAEKDKLDLIFGCEQGVDFIAASFIRKRSDVLEIREHLKAHGGESIQIISKIENQEGLNNFDEILEASDGIMVARGDLGVEIPVEEVIFAQKMMIEKCNRARKVVITATQMLDSMIKNPRPTRAEAGDVANAILDGTDAVMLSGESAKGKYPLEAVTIMATICERTDRVMPSRIDTLNDSRKLRITEAVCRGAVETAEKLDAPLIVVATSGGKSAKSVRKYFPNAIILALTTNEVTARQLVLSKGVVTKIVKEIASTDDFYRIGKEAALASGLAQKGDVVVMVSGALVPSGTTNTASVHVL encoded by the coding sequence ATGAAAAAGACAAAAATTGTTTGTACCATCGGCCCTAAAACCGAGTCAGAAGAAATGCTGACCAACCTGCTTAACGCTGGCATGAACGTGATGCGCCTCAACTTCTCACATGGCGATTACGAAGAACACGGTAACCGCATCAAGAATATTCGCACCGTGATGACAAAAACTGGCAAAACTGCAGGTATCCTGCTGGATACCAAGGGTCCAGAAATTCGAACCATGAAATTGGAAGGTTCTGTAGATGCATCATTGGTCGCGGGCCAGACATTCACCTTCACGACCGATCAAAGCGTCATTGGCAACAAAGATCGTGTTGCAGTGACCTATTCTGGCTTTGCCTCTGACCTTAAAGTTGGCAATACGGTGCTGGTCGATGATGGCCTGATCGGCATGGAAGTCACCTCTATAACGGAAAACGAGGTGGTTTGTAAAGTATTGAACAACGGTGATTTGGGTGAGAACAAGGGTGTTAATCTGCCTGGTGTTTCCATCCAATTGCCAGCGCTGGCAGAGAAAGACAAACTTGACCTGATTTTCGGTTGCGAGCAGGGCGTGGACTTCATTGCTGCCTCTTTCATCCGTAAGCGTTCAGATGTGTTGGAAATTCGCGAGCATCTGAAGGCACACGGTGGTGAAAGCATCCAGATCATTTCTAAAATTGAAAACCAGGAAGGTCTGAATAATTTCGACGAAATCCTCGAGGCTTCCGATGGAATCATGGTCGCTCGTGGCGATCTGGGTGTGGAAATTCCAGTTGAAGAAGTGATCTTTGCACAGAAAATGATGATCGAGAAATGTAACCGCGCACGTAAAGTGGTTATCACCGCCACTCAAATGCTGGACTCGATGATCAAAAACCCTCGCCCTACCCGTGCGGAAGCTGGGGACGTAGCGAATGCCATTCTTGATGGCACAGACGCGGTTATGTTGTCTGGGGAAAGCGCCAAAGGTAAATACCCACTGGAGGCCGTGACCATTATGGCAACCATCTGTGAACGTACCGATCGCGTAATGCCTAGCCGCATTGATACACTAAACGATAGCCGCAAGCTGCGCATAACCGAAGCCGTCTGCCGTGGCGCGGTTGAAACAGCAGAAAAGCTGGATGCTCCGTTGATCGTTGTGGCCACCAGCGGTGGTAAATCAGCCAAATCCGTGCGTAAATACTTCCCTAACGCAATTATTTTGGCGCTGACCACCAACGAAGTCACCGCTCGTCAGTTGGTCCTGAGCAAAGGAGTCGTTACCAAAATAGTCAAAGAGATCGCTTCTACAGACGATTTCTACCGCATTGGCAAAGAAGCCGCATTGGCCAGTGGCCTTGCACAGAAAGGCGATGTCGTCGTGATGGTTTCTGGTGCACTGGTTCCGAGCGGTACGACCAATACAGCATCGGTTCATGTACTGTAA